A single genomic interval of Plodia interpunctella isolate USDA-ARS_2022_Savannah chromosome 16, ilPloInte3.2, whole genome shotgun sequence harbors:
- the LOC128676233 gene encoding protein turtle-like isoform X1, with amino-acid sequence MGWRAVHPPHIAAGLLLLLLGNLPVTCHQDHQDAVHITAILGESVVFNCQVDFPEDVPVPYVLQWEKKVGETGQDIPIYIWYESYPTHSGEGYEGRVSRVAQDSPYGAASLNLTNIRESDQGWYECKVVFLNRSPNQHKNGTWFHLDVHAPPRFSITPEDIIYVNLGDAIILNCQAEGTPTPEILWYKDANPVEPSGTVGIFNDGTELRISNIRHEDIGDYTCIARNGEGQVSHTARVIIAGGAVITMPPTNQTKLEGEKVQFSCEAKALPGNVTVKWFREGAPVAEVAALETRVTIQRDGALVINPVAADDSGQYLCEVSNGIGDPQSASAYLNVEYPAKVTFTPTVQYLPFRLAGVVQCYIKANPPLQYVTWTKDKRLLEPYQTKDIVIMNNGSLLFTRVNQNHQGRYTCTPYNAQGTQGSSGPMEVLVRKPPAFTVEPEPLYQRKVGESVEMHCEAQEAEGTQRPSVTWRRRDGLPLQKNRVRALGGNITIDTLRRQDFGIYQCVASNEVATIVADTQLVIEGTQPHAPYNLSGTATEFQVTLRWQPGYAGGPDYKQDYTIWYREAGFSDWTKVPVTPSGATSVTINRLQPGTTYEFQVNSKNTIGEGMMSKTITIRTLDVGAKPKAPATPAGPVDEKVFPNAPEGSGPKSGPPRNLTVTEVHNGFLITWQAPLERAQLVQYYTIKYRTDAQWKTLNRGQIRPEETSYLVKNLVGGRTYYFRVLANSATSYESSEEVKFPVPARVKHKAITAGVVGGILFFIVAIILSVCAVKICNKRKRRKQEKAYNMVAARLTDLRAADSTQVPFKKFRESGISGIVQCLRFTANWVWPPSRCGGEVHYWQAAAPSPPPSASSASPAPSLAPSSSDDGGFLPRLRAPLQPSAAPPLFRASSPTLALHWPPWPPWPPWAAAWTPWSPLHVSDLSSVPFPSSADGSFPTPPSPFRLRTLRLEAAARAGAARPRARPQMRHARPRTIAELPPPPHEASPESRSSSSGFGSKNASSSQHNRSSRTGSLAEWRPPPYRPPPPAPAPRPGSSAGEAVDAGSVDVHYEWDRATRTPTPSTPERPRPRPSRDDVEARVRAMKEEFLEFRKRQALRRRSPEPLGAPPPLSQQPPLSLLPSLSQQPPLSLLPPLSQLPPLPLSAAPAETVC; translated from the exons ATGGGCTGGCGCGCCGTGCACCCGCCGCACATCGCCGCCGGCTTGTTGTTGTTGCTGCTCGGTAACCTGCCAG TGACCTGCCACCAAGACCACCAAGATGCAGTGCACATCACGGCGATCCTCGGCGAGAGTGTCGTGTTCAACTGCCAGGTGGACTTCCCCGAGGACGTCCCCGTGCCGTACGTGTTGCAGTGGGAGAAGAAGGTAGGCGAAACG GGACAGGACATTCCGATCTACATCTGGTACGAGAGCTACCCGACCCACAGCGGGGAGGGGTACGAGGGCAGGGTATCGCGCGTGGCACAGGACTCCCCATACGGAGCCGCCAGTCTCAACCTCACCAACATTCGAGAGTCGGACCAG GGCTGGTACGAGTGTAAGGTGGTGTTCCTCAACCGGTCCCCCAACCAGCACAAAAATGGCACTTGGTTCCACCTGGACGTGCACGCGCCACCGCGCTTCTCCATCACACCGGAAGACATTATATACGTTAATTTAG GAGACGCTATCATCCTCAACTGTCAAGCTGAGGGCACGCCGACGCCCGAAATCTTGTGGTACAAGGATGCGAATCCCGTGGAGCCATCAGGAACCGTCGGCATCTTCAATGATGGCACGGAGCTCCGCATCAGCAACATCAGACACGAAGATATTGGAGATTATACTTGTATCGCGCGCAATGGCGAGGGACAGGTGTCGCACACAGCGCGCGTCATCATCGCAGGCGGCGCCGTCATCACT ATGCCTCCAACGAACCAGACAAAGTTAGAAGGAGAGAAAGTACAATTTTCATGTGAAGCTAAAGCCTTACCCGGCAATGTGACAGTGAAGTGGTTTCGTGAGGGCGCTCCCGTGGCCGAAGTGGCTGCCTTGGAGACCAGAGTCACGATCCAGAGGGACGGAGCGCTGGTCATCAACCCGGTGGCTGCTGACGACTCTGGACAGTACCTCTGTGAGGTCTCTAATGGAATTGGAGACCCGCAGAGCGCTTCTGCATACTTGAATGTTGAAT ACCCCGCCAAAGTGACATTCACACCGACCGTGCAATACCTGCCGTTCCGCCTGGCGGGGGTGGTGCAATGTTACATAAAGGCGAACCCTCCGCTACAGTACGTGACCTGGACGAAGGACAAGAGACTTCTGGAGCCGTATCAGACGAAAGATATAGTGATAATGAACAACGGGTCTTTGCTGTTCACGCGCGTGAACCAGAATCATCAAGGCCGGTATACTTGCACGCCGTACAACGCGCAGGGCACGCAAGGATCGTCTGGACCAATGGAGGTTCTAGTTCGAAAACCGCCAGCATTCACAGTGGAACCAGAGCCATTATATCAAAGAAAG GTGGGCGAGTCAGTAGAGATGCATTGCGAAGCGCAAGAAGCGGAGGGCACACAGCGGCCCAGCGTGACGTGGCGGCGACGGGACGGGCTGCCGCTGCAGAAGAATCGAGTGCGCGCACTTGGTGGGAACATCACAATAGACACGCTTAGAAGACAGGACTTCGGCATCTATCAGTGCGTCGCATCTAACgag GTGGCAACAATAGTAGCGGACACGCAGCTAGTTATCGAGGGCACGCAGCCGCACGCGCCGTACAACCTATCAGGAACGGCGACGGAGTTCCAGGTGACGCTGCGTTGGCAGCCCGGGTACGCGGGCGGCCCGGACTACAAGCAGGACTACACCATCTGGTACCGCGAGGCTGGCTTCTCTGACTGGACCAAAGTGCCCGTTACACCCTCTGGAGCTACTTCT gtcaCAATAAACCGGCTGCAGCCTGGCACAACCTACGAATTCCAAGTGAACAGCAAGAACACCATCGGGGAAGGGATGATGAGCAAGACGATAACGATTCGAACATTAG ATGTAGGCGCCAAGCCGAAAGCTCCGGCCACGCCGGCGGGGCCCGTGGACGAAAAAGTTTTTCCAAATGCACCTGAAGGCTCGG GTCCAAAGTCGGGTCCGCCTCGCAACCTGACGGTGACAGAGGTGCACAACGGGTTCCTGATCACGTGGCAGGCGCCGCTGGAGCGCGCGCAACTGGTGCAGTACTACACCATCAAGTACCGAACTGACGCGCAGTGGAAGACTCTTAACCGCGGACAAATCCGCCCGGAGGAGACCAGCTATCTAG TCAAGAATTTAGTCGGCGGGCGCACGTATTACTTCCGAGTGTTGGCGAACTCCGCCACCAGTTACGAGAGTTCTGAAGAGGTGAAGTTCCCCGTCCCGGCGCGGGTGAAACACAAAGCTATAACGGCGGGGGTAGTGGGCGGTATACTCTTCTTCATCGTGGCGATCATCCTGTCCGTGTGTGCGGTGAAGATCTGCAACAAGCGCAAGCGACGGAAGCAGGAGAAAG CATACAACATGGTAGCCGCGCGCCTGACcgacctgcgcgccgctgacagCACTCAAGTGCcttttaaaaa ATTTAGAGAAAGCGGAATATCGGGTATAGTGCAGTGTTTGCGTTTCACTGCCAACTGGGTGTGGCCGCCGTCGCGGTGCGGTGGCGAGGTGCACTACTGGCAGGCGGCGGCCCCCTCTCCCCCGCCCTCCGCGTCCTCCGCCTCGCCCGCGCCCTCGCTCGCGCCCTCCTCCTCCGACGACGGCGGCTTCCTGCCGCGTCTGCGCGCGCCACTGCAACCCTCCGCCGCGCCGCCTCTGTTTCGCGCCTCGTCCCCCACGCTGGCCCTCCACTGGCCGCCCTGGCCGCCGTGGCCACCCTGGGCCGCGGCCTGGACGCCGTGGTCCCCGCTGCACGTATCGGACCTCAGCTCCGTGCCGTTCCCGAGCTCGGCGGACGGCTCGTTCCCGACGCCGCCGTCCCCGTTCCGGCTGCGCACGCTCCGGCTCGAGGCGGCGGCGCGAGCCGGGGCCGCGAGGCCACGCGCTCGCCCGCAGATGAGGCACGCGAGGCCGCGCACCATCGCCGAgctgccgccgccgccgcacgAGGCCTCTCCAGAGAGCCGCAGCTCGTCGAGCGGGTTCGGCAGCAAGAACGCATCGTCTTCGCAGCACAACCGCAGCAGCCGCACGGGCAGCTTGGCGGAGTGGCGGCCGCCACCGTAccggccgccgccgccggcgccggcACCGCGTCCGGGCTCTAGCGCGGGCGAGGCGGTGGATGCGGGGTCGGTGGACGTGCACTACGAGTGGGACCGCGCCACGCGCACGCCCACGCCGTCCACGCCGGAGCGACCGCGCCCGCGGCCCTCGCGAGACGACGTGGAAGCGAGAGTGCGAGCCATGAAGGAGGAGTTTCTGGAGTTCCGCAAGCGTCAGGCGCTCCGCCGCCGCTCGCCGGAGCCGCTTGGCGCGCCTCCGCCGCTGTCGCAGCAGCCTCCGCTGTCGTTGTTGCCGTCGCTGTCGCAGCAACCCCCGCTGTCGCTGCTGCCGCCGCTGTCGCAGCTGCCGCCTCTCCCGCTGTCTGCCGCGCCCGCTGAAACCGTCTGTTAA
- the LOC128676233 gene encoding protein turtle-like isoform X2, protein MGWRAVHPPHIAAGLLLLLLGNLPVTCHQDHQDAVHITAILGESVVFNCQVDFPEDVPVPYVLQWEKKGQDIPIYIWYESYPTHSGEGYEGRVSRVAQDSPYGAASLNLTNIRESDQGWYECKVVFLNRSPNQHKNGTWFHLDVHAPPRFSITPEDIIYVNLGDAIILNCQAEGTPTPEILWYKDANPVEPSGTVGIFNDGTELRISNIRHEDIGDYTCIARNGEGQVSHTARVIIAGGAVITMPPTNQTKLEGEKVQFSCEAKALPGNVTVKWFREGAPVAEVAALETRVTIQRDGALVINPVAADDSGQYLCEVSNGIGDPQSASAYLNVEYPAKVTFTPTVQYLPFRLAGVVQCYIKANPPLQYVTWTKDKRLLEPYQTKDIVIMNNGSLLFTRVNQNHQGRYTCTPYNAQGTQGSSGPMEVLVRKPPAFTVEPEPLYQRKVGESVEMHCEAQEAEGTQRPSVTWRRRDGLPLQKNRVRALGGNITIDTLRRQDFGIYQCVASNEVATIVADTQLVIEGTQPHAPYNLSGTATEFQVTLRWQPGYAGGPDYKQDYTIWYREAGFSDWTKVPVTPSGATSVTINRLQPGTTYEFQVNSKNTIGEGMMSKTITIRTLDVGAKPKAPATPAGPVDEKVFPNAPEGSGPKSGPPRNLTVTEVHNGFLITWQAPLERAQLVQYYTIKYRTDAQWKTLNRGQIRPEETSYLVKNLVGGRTYYFRVLANSATSYESSEEVKFPVPARVKHKAITAGVVGGILFFIVAIILSVCAVKICNKRKRRKQEKAYNMVAARLTDLRAADSTQVPFKKFRESGISGIVQCLRFTANWVWPPSRCGGEVHYWQAAAPSPPPSASSASPAPSLAPSSSDDGGFLPRLRAPLQPSAAPPLFRASSPTLALHWPPWPPWPPWAAAWTPWSPLHVSDLSSVPFPSSADGSFPTPPSPFRLRTLRLEAAARAGAARPRARPQMRHARPRTIAELPPPPHEASPESRSSSSGFGSKNASSSQHNRSSRTGSLAEWRPPPYRPPPPAPAPRPGSSAGEAVDAGSVDVHYEWDRATRTPTPSTPERPRPRPSRDDVEARVRAMKEEFLEFRKRQALRRRSPEPLGAPPPLSQQPPLSLLPSLSQQPPLSLLPPLSQLPPLPLSAAPAETVC, encoded by the exons ATGGGCTGGCGCGCCGTGCACCCGCCGCACATCGCCGCCGGCTTGTTGTTGTTGCTGCTCGGTAACCTGCCAG TGACCTGCCACCAAGACCACCAAGATGCAGTGCACATCACGGCGATCCTCGGCGAGAGTGTCGTGTTCAACTGCCAGGTGGACTTCCCCGAGGACGTCCCCGTGCCGTACGTGTTGCAGTGGGAGAAGAAG GGACAGGACATTCCGATCTACATCTGGTACGAGAGCTACCCGACCCACAGCGGGGAGGGGTACGAGGGCAGGGTATCGCGCGTGGCACAGGACTCCCCATACGGAGCCGCCAGTCTCAACCTCACCAACATTCGAGAGTCGGACCAG GGCTGGTACGAGTGTAAGGTGGTGTTCCTCAACCGGTCCCCCAACCAGCACAAAAATGGCACTTGGTTCCACCTGGACGTGCACGCGCCACCGCGCTTCTCCATCACACCGGAAGACATTATATACGTTAATTTAG GAGACGCTATCATCCTCAACTGTCAAGCTGAGGGCACGCCGACGCCCGAAATCTTGTGGTACAAGGATGCGAATCCCGTGGAGCCATCAGGAACCGTCGGCATCTTCAATGATGGCACGGAGCTCCGCATCAGCAACATCAGACACGAAGATATTGGAGATTATACTTGTATCGCGCGCAATGGCGAGGGACAGGTGTCGCACACAGCGCGCGTCATCATCGCAGGCGGCGCCGTCATCACT ATGCCTCCAACGAACCAGACAAAGTTAGAAGGAGAGAAAGTACAATTTTCATGTGAAGCTAAAGCCTTACCCGGCAATGTGACAGTGAAGTGGTTTCGTGAGGGCGCTCCCGTGGCCGAAGTGGCTGCCTTGGAGACCAGAGTCACGATCCAGAGGGACGGAGCGCTGGTCATCAACCCGGTGGCTGCTGACGACTCTGGACAGTACCTCTGTGAGGTCTCTAATGGAATTGGAGACCCGCAGAGCGCTTCTGCATACTTGAATGTTGAAT ACCCCGCCAAAGTGACATTCACACCGACCGTGCAATACCTGCCGTTCCGCCTGGCGGGGGTGGTGCAATGTTACATAAAGGCGAACCCTCCGCTACAGTACGTGACCTGGACGAAGGACAAGAGACTTCTGGAGCCGTATCAGACGAAAGATATAGTGATAATGAACAACGGGTCTTTGCTGTTCACGCGCGTGAACCAGAATCATCAAGGCCGGTATACTTGCACGCCGTACAACGCGCAGGGCACGCAAGGATCGTCTGGACCAATGGAGGTTCTAGTTCGAAAACCGCCAGCATTCACAGTGGAACCAGAGCCATTATATCAAAGAAAG GTGGGCGAGTCAGTAGAGATGCATTGCGAAGCGCAAGAAGCGGAGGGCACACAGCGGCCCAGCGTGACGTGGCGGCGACGGGACGGGCTGCCGCTGCAGAAGAATCGAGTGCGCGCACTTGGTGGGAACATCACAATAGACACGCTTAGAAGACAGGACTTCGGCATCTATCAGTGCGTCGCATCTAACgag GTGGCAACAATAGTAGCGGACACGCAGCTAGTTATCGAGGGCACGCAGCCGCACGCGCCGTACAACCTATCAGGAACGGCGACGGAGTTCCAGGTGACGCTGCGTTGGCAGCCCGGGTACGCGGGCGGCCCGGACTACAAGCAGGACTACACCATCTGGTACCGCGAGGCTGGCTTCTCTGACTGGACCAAAGTGCCCGTTACACCCTCTGGAGCTACTTCT gtcaCAATAAACCGGCTGCAGCCTGGCACAACCTACGAATTCCAAGTGAACAGCAAGAACACCATCGGGGAAGGGATGATGAGCAAGACGATAACGATTCGAACATTAG ATGTAGGCGCCAAGCCGAAAGCTCCGGCCACGCCGGCGGGGCCCGTGGACGAAAAAGTTTTTCCAAATGCACCTGAAGGCTCGG GTCCAAAGTCGGGTCCGCCTCGCAACCTGACGGTGACAGAGGTGCACAACGGGTTCCTGATCACGTGGCAGGCGCCGCTGGAGCGCGCGCAACTGGTGCAGTACTACACCATCAAGTACCGAACTGACGCGCAGTGGAAGACTCTTAACCGCGGACAAATCCGCCCGGAGGAGACCAGCTATCTAG TCAAGAATTTAGTCGGCGGGCGCACGTATTACTTCCGAGTGTTGGCGAACTCCGCCACCAGTTACGAGAGTTCTGAAGAGGTGAAGTTCCCCGTCCCGGCGCGGGTGAAACACAAAGCTATAACGGCGGGGGTAGTGGGCGGTATACTCTTCTTCATCGTGGCGATCATCCTGTCCGTGTGTGCGGTGAAGATCTGCAACAAGCGCAAGCGACGGAAGCAGGAGAAAG CATACAACATGGTAGCCGCGCGCCTGACcgacctgcgcgccgctgacagCACTCAAGTGCcttttaaaaa ATTTAGAGAAAGCGGAATATCGGGTATAGTGCAGTGTTTGCGTTTCACTGCCAACTGGGTGTGGCCGCCGTCGCGGTGCGGTGGCGAGGTGCACTACTGGCAGGCGGCGGCCCCCTCTCCCCCGCCCTCCGCGTCCTCCGCCTCGCCCGCGCCCTCGCTCGCGCCCTCCTCCTCCGACGACGGCGGCTTCCTGCCGCGTCTGCGCGCGCCACTGCAACCCTCCGCCGCGCCGCCTCTGTTTCGCGCCTCGTCCCCCACGCTGGCCCTCCACTGGCCGCCCTGGCCGCCGTGGCCACCCTGGGCCGCGGCCTGGACGCCGTGGTCCCCGCTGCACGTATCGGACCTCAGCTCCGTGCCGTTCCCGAGCTCGGCGGACGGCTCGTTCCCGACGCCGCCGTCCCCGTTCCGGCTGCGCACGCTCCGGCTCGAGGCGGCGGCGCGAGCCGGGGCCGCGAGGCCACGCGCTCGCCCGCAGATGAGGCACGCGAGGCCGCGCACCATCGCCGAgctgccgccgccgccgcacgAGGCCTCTCCAGAGAGCCGCAGCTCGTCGAGCGGGTTCGGCAGCAAGAACGCATCGTCTTCGCAGCACAACCGCAGCAGCCGCACGGGCAGCTTGGCGGAGTGGCGGCCGCCACCGTAccggccgccgccgccggcgccggcACCGCGTCCGGGCTCTAGCGCGGGCGAGGCGGTGGATGCGGGGTCGGTGGACGTGCACTACGAGTGGGACCGCGCCACGCGCACGCCCACGCCGTCCACGCCGGAGCGACCGCGCCCGCGGCCCTCGCGAGACGACGTGGAAGCGAGAGTGCGAGCCATGAAGGAGGAGTTTCTGGAGTTCCGCAAGCGTCAGGCGCTCCGCCGCCGCTCGCCGGAGCCGCTTGGCGCGCCTCCGCCGCTGTCGCAGCAGCCTCCGCTGTCGTTGTTGCCGTCGCTGTCGCAGCAACCCCCGCTGTCGCTGCTGCCGCCGCTGTCGCAGCTGCCGCCTCTCCCGCTGTCTGCCGCGCCCGCTGAAACCGTCTGTTAA
- the LOC128676233 gene encoding protein turtle-like isoform X3, with protein sequence MGWRAVHPPHIAAGLLLLLLGNLPVTCHQDHQDAVHITAILGESVVFNCQVDFPEDVPVPYVLQWEKKVGETGQDIPIYIWYESYPTHSGEGYEGRVSRVAQDSPYGAASLNLTNIRESDQGWYECKVVFLNRSPNQHKNGTWFHLDVHAPPRFSITPEDIIYVNLGDAIILNCQAEGTPTPEILWYKDANPVEPSGTVGIFNDGTELRISNIRHEDIGDYTCIARNGEGQVSHTARVIIAGGAVITMPPTNQTKLEGEKVQFSCEAKALPGNVTVKWFREGAPVAEVAALETRVTIQRDGALVINPVAADDSGQYLCEVSNGIGDPQSASAYLNVEYPAKVTFTPTVQYLPFRLAGVVQCYIKANPPLQYVTWTKDKRLLEPYQTKDIVIMNNGSLLFTRVNQNHQGRYTCTPYNAQGTQGSSGPMEVLVRKPPAFTVEPEPLYQRKVGESVEMHCEAQEAEGTQRPSVTWRRRDGLPLQKNRVRALGGNITIDTLRRQDFGIYQCVASNEVATIVADTQLVIEGTQPHAPYNLSGTATEFQVTLRWQPGYAGGPDYKQDYTIWYREAGFSDWTKVPVTPSGATSVTINRLQPGTTYEFQVNSKNTIGEGMMSKTITIRTLGPKSGPPRNLTVTEVHNGFLITWQAPLERAQLVQYYTIKYRTDAQWKTLNRGQIRPEETSYLVKNLVGGRTYYFRVLANSATSYESSEEVKFPVPARVKHKAITAGVVGGILFFIVAIILSVCAVKICNKRKRRKQEKAYNMVAARLTDLRAADSTQVPFKKFRESGISGIVQCLRFTANWVWPPSRCGGEVHYWQAAAPSPPPSASSASPAPSLAPSSSDDGGFLPRLRAPLQPSAAPPLFRASSPTLALHWPPWPPWPPWAAAWTPWSPLHVSDLSSVPFPSSADGSFPTPPSPFRLRTLRLEAAARAGAARPRARPQMRHARPRTIAELPPPPHEASPESRSSSSGFGSKNASSSQHNRSSRTGSLAEWRPPPYRPPPPAPAPRPGSSAGEAVDAGSVDVHYEWDRATRTPTPSTPERPRPRPSRDDVEARVRAMKEEFLEFRKRQALRRRSPEPLGAPPPLSQQPPLSLLPSLSQQPPLSLLPPLSQLPPLPLSAAPAETVC encoded by the exons ATGGGCTGGCGCGCCGTGCACCCGCCGCACATCGCCGCCGGCTTGTTGTTGTTGCTGCTCGGTAACCTGCCAG TGACCTGCCACCAAGACCACCAAGATGCAGTGCACATCACGGCGATCCTCGGCGAGAGTGTCGTGTTCAACTGCCAGGTGGACTTCCCCGAGGACGTCCCCGTGCCGTACGTGTTGCAGTGGGAGAAGAAGGTAGGCGAAACG GGACAGGACATTCCGATCTACATCTGGTACGAGAGCTACCCGACCCACAGCGGGGAGGGGTACGAGGGCAGGGTATCGCGCGTGGCACAGGACTCCCCATACGGAGCCGCCAGTCTCAACCTCACCAACATTCGAGAGTCGGACCAG GGCTGGTACGAGTGTAAGGTGGTGTTCCTCAACCGGTCCCCCAACCAGCACAAAAATGGCACTTGGTTCCACCTGGACGTGCACGCGCCACCGCGCTTCTCCATCACACCGGAAGACATTATATACGTTAATTTAG GAGACGCTATCATCCTCAACTGTCAAGCTGAGGGCACGCCGACGCCCGAAATCTTGTGGTACAAGGATGCGAATCCCGTGGAGCCATCAGGAACCGTCGGCATCTTCAATGATGGCACGGAGCTCCGCATCAGCAACATCAGACACGAAGATATTGGAGATTATACTTGTATCGCGCGCAATGGCGAGGGACAGGTGTCGCACACAGCGCGCGTCATCATCGCAGGCGGCGCCGTCATCACT ATGCCTCCAACGAACCAGACAAAGTTAGAAGGAGAGAAAGTACAATTTTCATGTGAAGCTAAAGCCTTACCCGGCAATGTGACAGTGAAGTGGTTTCGTGAGGGCGCTCCCGTGGCCGAAGTGGCTGCCTTGGAGACCAGAGTCACGATCCAGAGGGACGGAGCGCTGGTCATCAACCCGGTGGCTGCTGACGACTCTGGACAGTACCTCTGTGAGGTCTCTAATGGAATTGGAGACCCGCAGAGCGCTTCTGCATACTTGAATGTTGAAT ACCCCGCCAAAGTGACATTCACACCGACCGTGCAATACCTGCCGTTCCGCCTGGCGGGGGTGGTGCAATGTTACATAAAGGCGAACCCTCCGCTACAGTACGTGACCTGGACGAAGGACAAGAGACTTCTGGAGCCGTATCAGACGAAAGATATAGTGATAATGAACAACGGGTCTTTGCTGTTCACGCGCGTGAACCAGAATCATCAAGGCCGGTATACTTGCACGCCGTACAACGCGCAGGGCACGCAAGGATCGTCTGGACCAATGGAGGTTCTAGTTCGAAAACCGCCAGCATTCACAGTGGAACCAGAGCCATTATATCAAAGAAAG GTGGGCGAGTCAGTAGAGATGCATTGCGAAGCGCAAGAAGCGGAGGGCACACAGCGGCCCAGCGTGACGTGGCGGCGACGGGACGGGCTGCCGCTGCAGAAGAATCGAGTGCGCGCACTTGGTGGGAACATCACAATAGACACGCTTAGAAGACAGGACTTCGGCATCTATCAGTGCGTCGCATCTAACgag GTGGCAACAATAGTAGCGGACACGCAGCTAGTTATCGAGGGCACGCAGCCGCACGCGCCGTACAACCTATCAGGAACGGCGACGGAGTTCCAGGTGACGCTGCGTTGGCAGCCCGGGTACGCGGGCGGCCCGGACTACAAGCAGGACTACACCATCTGGTACCGCGAGGCTGGCTTCTCTGACTGGACCAAAGTGCCCGTTACACCCTCTGGAGCTACTTCT gtcaCAATAAACCGGCTGCAGCCTGGCACAACCTACGAATTCCAAGTGAACAGCAAGAACACCATCGGGGAAGGGATGATGAGCAAGACGATAACGATTCGAACATTAG GTCCAAAGTCGGGTCCGCCTCGCAACCTGACGGTGACAGAGGTGCACAACGGGTTCCTGATCACGTGGCAGGCGCCGCTGGAGCGCGCGCAACTGGTGCAGTACTACACCATCAAGTACCGAACTGACGCGCAGTGGAAGACTCTTAACCGCGGACAAATCCGCCCGGAGGAGACCAGCTATCTAG TCAAGAATTTAGTCGGCGGGCGCACGTATTACTTCCGAGTGTTGGCGAACTCCGCCACCAGTTACGAGAGTTCTGAAGAGGTGAAGTTCCCCGTCCCGGCGCGGGTGAAACACAAAGCTATAACGGCGGGGGTAGTGGGCGGTATACTCTTCTTCATCGTGGCGATCATCCTGTCCGTGTGTGCGGTGAAGATCTGCAACAAGCGCAAGCGACGGAAGCAGGAGAAAG CATACAACATGGTAGCCGCGCGCCTGACcgacctgcgcgccgctgacagCACTCAAGTGCcttttaaaaa ATTTAGAGAAAGCGGAATATCGGGTATAGTGCAGTGTTTGCGTTTCACTGCCAACTGGGTGTGGCCGCCGTCGCGGTGCGGTGGCGAGGTGCACTACTGGCAGGCGGCGGCCCCCTCTCCCCCGCCCTCCGCGTCCTCCGCCTCGCCCGCGCCCTCGCTCGCGCCCTCCTCCTCCGACGACGGCGGCTTCCTGCCGCGTCTGCGCGCGCCACTGCAACCCTCCGCCGCGCCGCCTCTGTTTCGCGCCTCGTCCCCCACGCTGGCCCTCCACTGGCCGCCCTGGCCGCCGTGGCCACCCTGGGCCGCGGCCTGGACGCCGTGGTCCCCGCTGCACGTATCGGACCTCAGCTCCGTGCCGTTCCCGAGCTCGGCGGACGGCTCGTTCCCGACGCCGCCGTCCCCGTTCCGGCTGCGCACGCTCCGGCTCGAGGCGGCGGCGCGAGCCGGGGCCGCGAGGCCACGCGCTCGCCCGCAGATGAGGCACGCGAGGCCGCGCACCATCGCCGAgctgccgccgccgccgcacgAGGCCTCTCCAGAGAGCCGCAGCTCGTCGAGCGGGTTCGGCAGCAAGAACGCATCGTCTTCGCAGCACAACCGCAGCAGCCGCACGGGCAGCTTGGCGGAGTGGCGGCCGCCACCGTAccggccgccgccgccggcgccggcACCGCGTCCGGGCTCTAGCGCGGGCGAGGCGGTGGATGCGGGGTCGGTGGACGTGCACTACGAGTGGGACCGCGCCACGCGCACGCCCACGCCGTCCACGCCGGAGCGACCGCGCCCGCGGCCCTCGCGAGACGACGTGGAAGCGAGAGTGCGAGCCATGAAGGAGGAGTTTCTGGAGTTCCGCAAGCGTCAGGCGCTCCGCCGCCGCTCGCCGGAGCCGCTTGGCGCGCCTCCGCCGCTGTCGCAGCAGCCTCCGCTGTCGTTGTTGCCGTCGCTGTCGCAGCAACCCCCGCTGTCGCTGCTGCCGCCGCTGTCGCAGCTGCCGCCTCTCCCGCTGTCTGCCGCGCCCGCTGAAACCGTCTGTTAA